Proteins from a genomic interval of Plasmodium reichenowi strain SY57 chromosome 11, whole genome shotgun sequence:
- a CDS encoding subtilisin-like protease 2, whose protein sequence is MLNIIYVVSLILIKFIFYKECNINNFLSNIELYNYKLRKKNRILNNNINDRKSFLSELEQNYKPLFEIYELSANFEKGRKELEKKTKGEEIEIEKKKENEKKEEYEEENDLEKEYNDVINLLELSLSSENKELSADVSNNDNSGHEENNKYKLNEKNSSNYKNDKSLDELIKGEILKLKQNPNIKNKNILDYDKIFKIIKEKIINKNLASNKIKGGDNQKLKEEKKQSYISTNVEAKKDIINDQLNKGIPTKKGNKDDIINKESNKEDITDKGKSNSLHNFNTLNNEGNIITKVYDHYTIVTNSNDILNDISIDASDISKNSIGGINIPFNENDNSSFTHQRYIVVSNNGEKKYKIVLMTKNPKFMDMDGIYDEEEKKGSLIELNQKINKEENTNLYDGTGTLYYGKKSKKEKENTQQKGGNNPNVGIHKHNNNNNNNNNNNNNNNNSNSNSMNDEEINYHNNNNKESPSMFRRFINFLSFSGNENEKEDTLIYHNKNDISHKNKKQQTGKNNDNNGLNNNKQILLNVDKLVDQYLLNLKNNHTSKQELILVLKGELDLHSKNMKNVINNAKKNLEKYFKEHFKEFDKISYDISTPINFLCIFIPTVFDMNNMDLLKQALLILHNDLHEYVENWSFSSTYHTYEADYIKEEDSVYDRSPKKKYIKANKKLYNNKYSFLNKFLNIEPLILFAKKLNSKRSNIEKEILNFLPKELRDYSTWNLSIIRVFNAWFLAGYGNKNVKVCVVDSGADVNHVDLNSNLYIPEYNEKYEMTEDFYNFMVKNPTDASGHGTHVTGIIGGVANDLGVVGVAPNITLISLRFIDGKKYGGSFHAIKALNVCILNKAPIINASWGSSHFDVNLHLAVERLKYTLNGKGSVLIAASGNKSNDNDISPLYPATFTFPHVYSVASISRNFEISPFSNYGHKSVHILAPGHHIYSTIPNNSYKIFTGTSMAAPHVCGVSALVYSVCYNQGFIPQAEEVLDILTRTSIKIISTKKRTINDSLVNAEGAVLTTLLGGLWMQMDCYFVKFNLEKGKKKHIPVVFSAYKKGVYETDIVIAIIPIDGKSKIYGEIHIPIKIVTDVNIPNFQESPRRGKNYTIDSNEAQHDEVLSYICENALYNLYEYDSHYLLASVILFFLALLSIFVGVIYMKSRKHSDEKCSKNLIKSNYIPEMDDGMEETQQLQQERRQYFRELFGENLQKNYDQHFVQDFGEDFGQDLRQDFKLGSTPDLKQYSDIDLLNKIQEPERKSVKIIINNFEDRKKETKRRLLKGLNYNGENVKKHDFTNDSISNSRKNFKFSNNTEMKKNTIKSEDVKIASDDNVNKTMNQLDDMFMK, encoded by the exons ATGctgaatattatttatgtggTTTCCttgatattaataaaatttatcttttataaggaatgtaatattaataattttttaagtAATATAGAAttgtataattataaacTAAGGAAGAAAAACAGGATtctaaataataatataaatgatagGAAATCCTTTTTGTCTGAGTTAGAACAAAATTACAAACCATTATTTGAGATATATGAGTTATCAGCTAATTTTGAGAAAGGAAGAAAAGAgttagaaaaaaaaacaaaggGAGAAGAAATagaaatagaaaaaaaaaaagaaaatgagaaaaaagaggaatatgaagaagaaaatgatttggaaaaagaatataatgatGTCATAAATTTATTAGAATTAAGTTTAAGTTCTGAAAATAAGGAACTAAGTGCCGATGTAAGTAATAATGATAACTCTGGACATgaggaaaataataaatacaaattaaatgaaaaaaattcttcaaattataaaaatgataaatcTCTTGATGAATTAATTAAGGGCGAAATACTTAAATTGAAACAGAATccaaatataaaaaataaaaatattttggattatgataaaatatttaaaataattaaagaaaaaataatcaatAAGAATTTAGCTAGtaacaaaataaaaggGGGTGATAatcaaaaattaaaagaggaaaaaaaacaaagCTATATATCAACAAATGTGGAAGCCAAAAAAGATATCATAAATGATCAACTAAATAAAGGTATACCTACAAAGAAAGGAAATAAagatgatataataaataaagaaagtAATAAGGAGGATATTACTGATAAAGGAAAATCGAATTCTCTTCATAATTTCAAtacattaaataatgaaggAAACATAATAACAAAAGTATATGACCACTATACTATAGTAACCAATTCTAAcgatatattaaatgatattTCTATTGATGCCTCAgatatttcaaaaaatagTATAGGAGGTATTAATATACCTTTTAATGAAAACGATAATAGTAGTTTTACTCATCAAAGATATATAGTAGTATCAAACAAtggagaaaaaaaatacaaaatagTTTTAATGACAAAGAATCCTAAATTTATGGATATGGATGGTATAtatgatgaagaagaaaaaaaaggatcTCTTATTGAATtaaatcaaaaaataaataaggaGGAAAATACAAACCTTTATGATGGTACGGGGACATTATATTATGgtaaaaaatcaaaaaaggaaaaagaaaatacaCAACAAAAAGGAGGAAATAATCCAAACGTAGGCATACACAAacacaataataataataataataataataataataataataataataataatagtaatagtaatagtaTGAATGACGAAGAAATcaattatcataataataataataaagaatcACCAAGTATGTTCAGACGTTTTATAAACTTTTTAAGTTTCTCAGgtaatgaaaatgaaaaagaagatactttaatttatcataataaaaatgatatttcCCACAAAAATAAGAAACAACAAACTggtaaaaataatgataataatggtcttaataataataaacaaatttTGTTAAATGTTGATAAACTTGTAGATCAATATCTATTAaacttaaaaaataatcacACGTCGAAACAAGAATTGATACTTGTACTTAAAGGAGAATTAGATCTTCATTcgaaaaatatgaaaaatgttataaataatgcaaagaaaaatttagaaaaatattttaaagaaCATTTTAAAGAATTTGATAAAATATCATATGATATATCAACACCCATCAATTTTctttgtatttttataccAACTGTTTTtgatatgaataatatggatTTACTTAAACAAGCactattaatattacataatgATCTACACGAATATGTTGAAAATTGGAGTTTTTCTAGTACCTACCATACATACGAAGCGGATTATATAAAGGAAGAAGATTCTGTGTATGATAGATCTccaaagaaaaaatatataaaagccaataaaaaattatataacaacaaatattcttttttaaataaattctTAAATATTGAACCACTTATATTATTTGCTAAAAAGTTAAATTCAAAACGTTCAAATATTGAGAAagaaattttaaattttttacCTAAGGAATTAAGAGATTATTCCACATGGAATTTGTCAATTATTAGAGTGTTCAATGCGTGGTTTTTGGCTGGATATGGGAATAAGAATGTAAAGGTATGTGTTGTTGATTCAGGAGCAGATGTAAATCATGTTGATTTAAATagtaatttatatattccagaatataatgaaaaatatgaaatgACTGAagatttttataatttcatGGTAAAAAATCCTACAGATGCTTCAGGTCATGGTACACATGTCACTGGTATTATAGGAGGTGTAGCTAATGATTTAGGTGTAGTAGGTGTAGCTCCTAATATTACATTAATATCATTAAGATTTATTgatggaaaaaaatatggtGGAAGTTTTCATGCTATTAAGGCTTTaaatgtatgtatattaaataaagcACCAATTATAAATGCTAGTTGGGGCTCTAGTCATTTCGACGTTAATTTACATCTAGCTGTGGAGAgattaaaatatacattaaaTGGAAAGGGTAGTGTGTTAATAGCAGCATCTGGAAATAAAAGTAACGATAATGATATTTCACCTTTATACCCTGCAACATTTACATTTCCTCATGTTTATAG tGTGGCCTCCATTAGCAGAAATTTTGAAATTTCTCCGTTCTCAAATTATGGACACAAGAGTGTGCACATTTTAGCCCCAGGTCATCACATATATTCAACTATTCCAAATAACTCGTACAAGATCTTTACAGGTACTTCTATGGCTGCTCCTCATGTATGTGGTGTGAGTGCTTTGGTATATTCCGTTTGTTATAACCAAGGTTTTATTCCTCAAGCAGAAGAGGTGTTAGATATATTAACAAGGACatctataaaaataatttctaCAAAGAAAAGAACTATAAATGACAGTTTAGTTAATGCAGAAGGAGCAGTTTTGACAACTTTATTAGGAGGATTATGGATGCAAATGGATTGTTATTTTgttaaatttaatttagAAAAAGGTAAGAAAAAGCATATTCCTGTTGTTTTCTCTGCTTACAAGAAAGGAGTATATGAAACAGATATCGTTATAGCTATTATACCTATTGATGGGAAATCCAAAATATATGGAGAAATTCATATTCCTATAAAAATTGTAACAGATGTAAATATTCCCAATTTCCAGGAATCTCCACGGAGaggaaaaaattatactATAGATTCTAATGAAGCACAGCATGATGAAGTCCTTTCTTATATCTGTGAAAATGCcttatataatttgtatGAATATGATAGTCATTATTTGTTGGCTTCTgtcatattattttttctagcattattatccatatttgttggagtaatatatatgaagtCGCGTAAACATAGTGATGAAAAATGTTCTAAAAATCTTATCAAAAGTAATTATATACCAGAAATGGATGATGGTATGGAAGAAACACAACAACTGCAACAAGAAAGAAGACAATATTTCAGAGAATTATTTGGAGAAAATTTGCAGAAGAATTACGATCAACATTTTGTACAAGATTTTGGCGAAGATTTTGGTCAAGATTTAAGACAAGATTTCAAACTAGGTTCAACACCAGACTTAAAACAATATTCTGATATAGATTTACTAAATAAGATACAGGAACCGGAAAGGAAATCcgtaaaaataattattaataactTTGAAGATAGAAAGAAAGAGACCAAAAGAAGACTACTCAAGGgattaaattataatggAGAAAATGTAAAGAAACATGATTTCACGAATGATAGTATTAGCAATAGTAggaaaaattttaaattctCAAACAATAcagaaatgaaaaaaaatactaTAAAAAGTGAGGACGTCAAAATAGCATCTGACGataatgttaataaaaCAATGAATCAACTTGATGATATGTTTATgaaatga
- a CDS encoding hypothetical protein (conserved Plasmodium protein, unknown function): MKSHNLDLIKNQNFDKNHNFINYSELYKKYKEKYNVKSFNKLPVSAYTYPRYSKITNFDELKTELMYEKDINENEEEYDDDDDQDNINNYDGNIEILFPMINEKENEDIKKKKKDNIYKSEKKSLRQRIYDGEVMFYEDYIEQLAVKDYEHFFKKPYEIKRKDEGGKNYFYGKKLEMNKEEDIYRKFYGFDDAYFLKKIQLKNKSPQKEKNKEEKQKKRNEEKILERQCGKKLSYEDKKFILNIIEENQLQDNSIYKYYMQNKCIFDKNLPEFKKKELLCGYIPDIILPANVRKVKHPKNCGVPLSSLHIYAQFIHELFKCPYIYNAIDVELGKYWKTNENELLKIMKSEKIKKGYKKDIYTATKEQLEKSSAKLKILLKNDEVRDDTRKKFTINFKMPKKEKTNLVVSKGRYII, from the coding sequence atgaaatcACATAATTTGGACCTAATAAAAAACCAAaattttgataaaaatcataattttataaattatagtgaactgtataaaaaatataaagaaaaatataatgttaAATCATTCAATAAATTACCAGTAAGTGCTTATACATATCCAAGATATTCCAAAATAACTAATTTTGATGAATTAAAAACAGAGTTAATGtatgaaaaagatattaatgaaaatgagGAAGAATATGATGACGACGATGACcaagataatataaataattatgatggaaatattgaaatattatttcctATGATAAAcgaaaaagaaaatgaagatataaaaaaaaaaaaaaaagataatatttataaaagtGAAAAAAAATCCTTAAGACAAAGAATATATGATGGAGAAGTAATGTTTTATGAAGATTATATAGAACAATTAGCTGTTAAAGATTatgaacatttttttaaaaaaccTTATGAAATTAAAAGGAAAGATGAAGGTGggaaaaattatttttatggaaaaaaattggaaatgaataaagaagaagatATTTATCGTAAGTTTTACGGTTTTGATGatgcatattttttaaaaaaaattcaattaaaaaataaatcccctcaaaaagaaaaaaataaggaagaaaaacaaaaaaaaaggaatgaagaaaaaatattagaaAGACAATGTGGAAAAAAACTAAGTTatgaagataaaaaatttatattaaatattatagaaGAAAATCAATTACAAGataatagtatatataaatattatatgcaaaataaatgtatatttgataaaaatttaccggaatttaaaaagaaagaattattatgtGGTTATATACCTGATATTATTTTACCAGCTAATGTAAGAAAAGTTAAACATCCTAAAAATTGTGGAGTCCCATTAAGTAgtttacatatatatgctCAGTTTATCCATGAGTTATTTAAATGCccatatatttataatgcCATAGATGTTGAATTAGGCAAATATTGGAaaacaaatgaaaatgaattaCTAAAGATTATGAAATCggaaaaaattaaaaagggctataaaaaagatatatacaCAGCAACAAAGGAACAATTAGAAAAGTCAAGTGCAAAAttgaaaattttattaaaaaatgatgaagTTCGAGATGATACAAGAAAGAAGTTTactataaattttaaaatgccaaagaaggaaaaaacaaatttaGTTGTATCTAAAGGTAGGTacatcatataa
- a CDS encoding UVB-resistance protein UVR8-like protein, with translation MLKIGNVVKNKRCFLKYDVKFYSSKKKVETKKNKEQKYNLWRWGCPGDSLFSSIKVGEKNKMPEKLSEFENVNIGKISAGCNHSAFIIDGKIFTYGLNDKGQLGRTLDGNEKSQNYSLIPKEVKTNEDIKFTNVCCGYKHTLAIDENNELYSWGWGGNLFKGANGLGQGNKNNINIPKRVETFKNEDSEFINISCGEQHSLALTKNGKVYGCGKGEFGRLGKGNHGDQLFFEEIDYFVSNNIEIKDISCGHSFSAALSKNGDVYVWGRNDYGQLGIENSIGDLYSHEVYPNKVKYFEIENIKIKYIACGDNHMIACSENNIIYFWGSRAWLEPKAITLNPLYENSLIKKNIEKIDAGGSTYYYSMLLSDYKLYSWGKYNSSCLALNDKKNHNEPTLVDSALFNNEKICDISCGRGRVLAKTLANN, from the coding sequence ATGCTTAAGATAGGAAATGTTGTGAAGAATAAAAGGtgttttttaaaatatgacGTAAAATTTTATAGTAGTAAGAAAAAGGTGGAGacgaaaaaaaataaagaacagaaatataatttatggAGATGGGGATGTCCAGGTGATAgtttattttcttctataAAAGTTGGAGAAAAAAACAAGATGCCTGAAAAATTAAGTGAATTTGAAAATGTAAACATAGGGAAAATATCAGCTGGTTGTAATCATTCAGCTTTTATTATAGATGGAAAAATTTTTACATATGGATTAAATGATAAAGGTCAGTTAGGAAGAACATTAGATGGAAATGAAAAATCACAAAATTATTCATTAATACCAAAAGAAGTAAAAACaaatgaagatataaaatttaCAAATGTATGTTGTGGATATAAACATACATTAGCTattgatgaaaataatgaattgTATAGTTGGGGATGGGGGGGAAATCTTTTTAAAGGAGCTAATGGATTAGGTcaaggaaataaaaataatataaatataccTAAAAGAGTTGaaacatttaaaaatgaagattctgaatttataaatatatcatgTGGTGAACAACATAGTTTAGCTTTAACAAAAAATGGAAAAGTTTATGGATGTGGAAAAGGAGAATTTGGAAGGTTAGGTAAAGGTAATCATGGTGAtcaattattttttgaagaaatagattattttgttagtaataatattgaaatTAAGGATATAAGTTGTGGACATAGCTTTTCAGCAGCCCTTTCAAAAAATGGAGATGTATATGTTTGGGGAAGAAATGATTATGGTCAATTAGGTATAGAAAATAGTATTGGAGATCTATATTCTCATGAAGTATATCCTAATAAAgttaaatattttgaaattgaaaatattaaaataaaatatattgcTTGTGGTGATAATCATATGATTGCTTGTTcagaaaataatattatttatttttggGGATCAAGAGCTTGGCTTGAACCCAAAGCTATAACATTAAATCctttatatgaaaatagtttaataaaaaaaaatatcgAAAAAATTGACGCAGGAGGTagtacatattattattcaatGCTCCTATCTgattataaattatattcatggggaaaatataattccTCTTGTTTAGctttaaatgataaaaaaaatcataacGAACCAACCTTAGTAGATTCTGCCCtatttaataatgaaaagatATGTGATATCTCGTGTGGTAGAGGACGCGTTCTTGCAAAAACATTGGCAAATAATTAA
- a CDS encoding mitochondrial ribosomal protein S9 precursor, putative, producing MIGIRSLRNVIFKNIKENINKGFFIQYIHNYSTQNEISKKPKNDYILSLDEALYLSKELGIKTTTEIQRIIMRSPPFSPDTSPFVIENFFSSERQENDSEEFSQIDKKIMELETTKKEKEEDKKNQGDFCSNNIKISESANNYNDSIINKILIDNFNNKRVKTFWHDNNEWLEESEGIGTNKRSCAYVYIKRGSGIIKINDNEDLYIRWPYFYNRMDVLEPFYITNTACVFDVFIKLKGGGISGQSKAARLAVGRALLNACPHIYNELKQHDILYEDMRQKFPKMPGRKKSRAMKQWSKR from the coding sequence aTGATAGGTATAAGATCTTTAAGAAATgtcatttttaaaaatatcaaggaaaatattaataaaggattttttattcagtacatacataattattctacacaaaatgaaataagtaaaaaacctaaaaatgattatattttatcattagATGAAGCATTGTATTTATCTAAAGAGTTGGGAATTAAGACAACTACAGAAATCCaaagaattattatgaGGTCCCCACCATTTTCTCCAGATACAAGTCCGTTCGTTattgaaaattttttttctagTGAACGACAAGAAAATGATTCAGAAGAATTTTCACAaattgataaaaaaattatggaATTAgaaacaacaaaaaaagaaaaagaggaagataaaaaaaaccaAGGTGATTTTTGttctaataatataaaaatcaGTGAAAGTgcaaataattataatgattctataataaataaaatattaatagataattttaataacaaAAGAGTAAAAACCTTTTGgcatgataataatgaatgGTTAGAGGAATCTGAAGGTATTGGGACAAATAAAAGATCATGTgcatatgtatatataaaaagagGTTCTggtattattaaaataaatgataatgaagatttatatatacgGTGGCCTTATTTCTATAACAGAATGGATGTGTTAGAAccattttatattacaaataCAGCTTGCGTATTTgatgtttttataaaattaaaaggaGGAGGAATAAGTGGACAATCAAAAGCAGCAAGATTAGCTGTAGGAAGAGCATTATTAAATGCATGtccacatatatataatgagCTAAAACAACatgatattttatatgagGATATGAGACAGAAATTTCCTAAAATGCCTGGAAGGAAAAAATCCAGAGCCATGAAGCAATGGTCCAAAAGATga
- a CDS encoding DnaJ protein, putative: MISNKDDAYECFNLACKYMKNGNFSHAKNLFLKAKRMFPDIDITDKLKTCEEEINKSEHIGTEKTTYNNNTTTSTFSRDTTNNVHERFRKKDECLEKILRTNNYYEILGIPKNSNDETIRGAYKKLAKLYHPDKNKDKGAEEAFKKVSKAFQHLINKEKRYEYDNNIDEHGQHTTYRTTHYYYNDDTFTPEDLFRNFFGLNFATCNNTNFRTHINSNRSYSNNNNTNSANNAQRNYSFVQILIFLIMFLIFFLSSHFEQPKAVYSLQKTNYFDTINYTSLNNIRFYTKRTFNYNYPRNSHSRFQIEYEVEYKYYEHECHILTKKIKNDYYREKNKYQQKINYKDIPESCMKLKTLEEQYNNYILKLKKR; the protein is encoded by the exons atgatTAGTAATAAGGATGATGCTTATGAATGTTTTAATTTAGCTTGCAAGTATATGAAAAATGGGAATTTTAGTCATgcaaaaaatttatttttaaaagcAAAACGAATGTTTCCAGATATAGATATAACAGacaaattaaaaacatgtgaagaagaaattaataaaagtGAACATATAGGAACCGAAAAAActacatataataataatactacTACGAGCACATTTAGTAGAGATACTACAAATAATGTACATGAACGATTCagaaaaaaagatgaatgtttagaaaaaatattaagaacaaataattattacgAAATATTAGGTATACCTAAAAATAGTAATGATGAAACTATTAGAGGagcatataaaaaattagctaaattatatcatcctgataaaaataaagataaagGAGCTGAAGAAGCTTTTAAAAAAGTTTCTAAAGCATTTCaacatttaataaataaagaaaaaagatatgaatatgataataatatagatgaACATGGTCAACATACTACTTATAGAACAacacattattattataatgatgatacGTTTACACCTGAAGATTTATTTCGTAATTTTTTTGGTCTTAATTTTGCAACCTGTAATAATACAAACTTCAGAACTCATATAAATTCAAACAGATCGTattctaataataataatactaatAGTGCTAATAATGCTCAACGAAATTATTCGTTTGTTCAAatcttaatatttttaatcatgtttcttatattctttttgtCAAGTCATTTTGAGCAGCCTAAg GCTGTTTATTCTCTTCAGaaaacaaattattttgataCAATAAATTATACCTCATTAAACAATATACGGTTTTATACAAAAAGAacttttaattataattatccTCGAAATAGTCATTCACGTTTTCAa ATTGAGTATGAAGTGGAATACAAATACTATGAGCATGAATGTCATATTTTAacaaagaaaataaaaaatgattactatagggaaaaaaataaatatc aacaaaaaattaattataaagaCATCCCTGAAAGTTGtatgaaattaaaaacattAGAA gaGCAATACAATAactatattttaaaattaaaaaagagatga
- a CDS encoding putative membrane protein (conserved Plasmodium membrane protein, unknown function): protein MDSMLSSPQLPANAGSNITSNNNNNNNTNENQRVPFFQKIVSIIVQMLIMHLVMYFLSGGKNNMMSKSGIMDRTNVLLKNSFEKGDIFDIYIFLSNNQSLDFEYLKNNSKLINIREKELYNHKTFSSYEKLNYTFNLNDSWKDEKYLSVVLVPIHFYKKRNYPLIKNTTLKYEFKDKVLVENIPLTVKMVPFESQEEEKYNLMDPSNNIKRKNIEEQKKKKRNQQLYHIKRRIDINIIYDDGKHMAKEFKMPYFKNWKVNLTSNTYTPPIFLSDFWLIEKDYYVLDDNFLKSKDKRVNYICTYDPYMLTKKQNDIHLYITEQNMDENKKLHIEINYGTCSFIYFMFIKQISYSLNMMNETAASAATTTTTNNNNNNNNNNNIFSIQNITNITANKEVHMMKKILMTTNIYMLIFSAIFILLHSIFSFFAFKNDMQFWYKNESMEGLSALSVITAFVCDIILALYLYDSEKTSWLLLFEMFIGVALSAWKVTKAVHVSFSKKYPFIIFKDKKNYTESMTKKYDKIAIKYVGILLIPCLIGYAIYALFYFKYKSWYSYIISVLAGTVYTFGFIMMTPQLYINYKLKSVEHLPWKALIYKSLNTFIDDVAFFLIDMPWMHKLSCFRDDIIFLCYIYQRCIYKVDKNRNDTLTQNEKIDNNNNANQNEQLRELTQEQNVVDSHDKKND from the coding sequence ATGGATTCAATGTTAAGTTCTCCTCAGCTACCTGCAAACGCAGGGAGTAATATTACAAGCAATaacaataacaataataatacaaatgaaaatCAGAGAGTACCATTTTTTCAAAAGATAGTATCCATTATTGTACAGATGTTAATTATGCATTTGgtaatgtattttttatcgGGTGGGAAAAACAATATGATGTCTAAGTCTGGAATAATGGATAGAACTAATGtccttttaaaaaatagtTTTGAGAAAGGTGatatatttgatatatatatttttttaagtaATAATCAATCATTAGATTTTGAATACTTGAAAAACAATAgtaaattaattaatataagagaaaaagaattatataaccATAAAACATTTAGTTcttatgaaaaattaaattatacttttaatttaaatgatagttggaaagatgaaaaatatttaagtGTTGTACTTGTTCctattcatttttataaaaaaagaaattatcCATTAATCAAAAATACAACATTGAAATATGAATTTAAAGATAAAGTTTTAGTTGAAAATATTCCACTTACCGTAAAAATGGTACCATTTGAATCACAAGAAGAAgagaaatataatttaatggatccaagtaataatataaaaagaaaaaatatagaagaacaaaaaaagaaaaaaagaaatcaACAATTATATCACattaaaagaagaattgatattaatattatatatgatgatgGAAAACATATGGCAAAAGAATTTAAAATGCcttattttaaaaattgGAAAGTTAATTTAACTTCAAATACATATACACCACCAATCTTTTTATCTGATTTCTGGTTAATAGAAAAAGATTATTATGTTCTAgatgataattttttaaaatctAAAGATAAACGAgttaattatatatgtacatatgaTCCATATATGttaacaaaaaaacaaaatgatatacatttatatataacagaacaaaatatggatgaaaataaaaagttacatatagaaataaattatGGAACATGtagttttatatattttatgtttataaaacaaataagTTATTCACTTAATATGATGAATGAAACTGCAGCATCAGCTGCTACTACAACTActacaaataataataataataataataataataataatattttttcaattcaaaatataacaaatattaCAGCAAATAAAGAAGTACAtatgatgaagaaaatattaatgactactaatatttatatgttaatattttcagctatttttattttacttcATTCCATATTCTCATTTTTCgcatttaaaaatgatatgCAATTTTGgtataaaaatgaatcTATGGAAGGATTATCAGCATTGAGTGTTATAACAGCATTTGTTTGTGATATTATATTAGccttatatttatatgattcAGAAAAAACATCAtggttattattatttgaaatGTTTATAGGAGTTGCATTGTCAGCTTGGAAAGTAACCAAAGCTGTACATGTATCCTTTAGTAAAAAATACccatttattatatttaaagataaaaaaaattatacagAATCAATGAccaaaaaatatgataaaattgcaataaaatatgtaggtattttattaataccATGCCTTATAGGATATGCTATATATGCCTTATTCTATTTTAAATACAAATCTTGGTATTCCTATATTATTTCAGTATTAGCAGGAACTGTTTATACCTTTGGGTTTATTATGATGACACCTCAActttatattaattataaattaaaatcTGTTGAACATTTACCATGGAAAGCATTAATATACAAATCattaaatacatttattgATGATGTAGCTTTCTTTTTAATCGATATGCCATGGATGCATAAACTTTCTTGTTTTCGTGatgatataattttcttgtgttatatttatcaaaGATGTATATACAAAGtagataaaaatagaaatgATACACTTAcacaaaatgaaaaaatagacaacaacaataatgCAAATCAAAATGAACAATTAAGGGAATTGACACAGGAACAAAATGTTGTAGACTCTCAcgacaaaaaaaatgattaa